Part of the Vulgatibacter sp. genome is shown below.
CCGAGAAGCCGCCGCGCTCGGTGACGTGGAACCAGTGGGCGTTCACCTTGACGATCGAGACCGCGGCGAAGCTCTGGAAGTACATGTTCGCTGCATAGAGCGCGCTGAAGACCAGCAGCAGCGGCGCCTCCGCGGCGCTCCCCGTGGAGAGGACGTGCTGCAGGTAGAGGCCCATGGCGCCGTTCGCCACCATCGAGCCCAAAGCGGCGATGAGCATGCCCCTGCGCCCGCCGAAGCGATCCACCAGTGGCCCGTTGAGCAGGAAGGCCAGCGCGTAGGTGAACGTGCCCGCGCCGAAGATGACGCCGAAGTCCTCCTTGGTCATCAGGTCGCCGAGGGAGGTCTTCGCCACCGTCAGGTTGTAGCGGCCCATGTAGAGCAGCGCGTACGTGAGCCCGAGGGGGAACCAGTTGAGGAAGCGGCGGAGCCGGTAGCCGGCGGGATGGGCGTGCATCGGGGCGGAGGATGCGGCGATCGGGGCTGCGGCCATGCTCGAACTCCTGGCACCGGCGGTCGGGCCGCGCGCAACCTACCCCCGAGACGAGAGGCGGTTCAACAGGGCCCCGCCGCAGGGCCGAGCCGTTCCCGTCCATGCTTGCCGCCGGGCAGATTTCACCGGGAGCGCGCAGGTTGCAACTGCCACATGCAGCAGGAGGGAAATCCAATGGCACGTCGGATCTACGCAGTTCTCGCAGCGGCCTTGCTCGCGGCGCCGCTCGCCGCGTCGGCGCAGGGGCAGGCAGGTCAGGAGCAGCAGGAGCAGCAGAAGCAGCAGCAGCAGGCGGAGAAGCAGGAGAAGCAGAGGTACCAGCAGGAGGTGGCGAAGGCCGATCAGGAACGCCAGAAGGCTGCCGATCAGGCAGGCAGGGAGGCGGACGCCGGTGACGTTCTTGCGCAGCTCCACGAGATCAACCAGCTCGAGATCCAGTCGGCCTCGAAGGCGCTGGAGAAGGCGGAGAGCCCGGAGGTGAAGGAGGCAGCGCAGCAGCTGCTCGTCGACCACCAGCAGCTCGAGCAGCAGATCATGCGGGTGGCGCAGCAGGAGAACATCCAGTTCGACACCGAGGCGAACTTCACCGACGCAGCGATCGACCGCAGCATGAAGCAGGCCCAGCAGGACATGGAGCAGCTGAGCGGCAAGGAGTGGGAGGCGGCGTGGCTCGCCGGGCAGGACGACATGCACCGCTACACCGTCGCGGTGCTCGAGCTCGGCCAGCAGGCGAACATCGAGAGCCAGGCCGTGAAGGATCTCCTCGAGAAGGCCCAGCCCAAGGTCGAGCAGCACCAGGCCACCGCGGAGCGGCTGCTCAAGAGCGAGTTCCAGGTCGCGCAGGAGCAGCCGACGCAGCAGGGCGGCTGATCCCGTCCCCACGCGGACACCGGTTTTGCTAGCTTGCCGCGCCGATGGAAACCGAGATCCTCGAGGTTCGCGAAGGCGCGGCAGGTGAGCGGGCGGTGTCCCGGGCCGCAGCGCTCCTGCGCGCAGGGCGCCTGGTGGCCTTCCCCACCGAGACCGTCTACGGGCTGGGCGCCCTCGCGCTCGAGCCCGGGGCGGTCCGGGGCATCTTCGCGGCCAAGGAGCGGCCGGCGTTCAATCCGCTCATCGTGCACGTGCCCTCGGCAGCGGAGGCGCGGCAGGTGGTGGCGGGCTGGCCCGACGTCGCGGAGCTGCTGGCGCGGGCCTTCTGGCCCGGGCCGCTCACCTTCGTGCTCCCGCGGGCGGCAGGCGTGCCCGACGAGATCACCGCCGGCCTTCCCGCCGTGGCGGTGCGCGCCCCGGCCCATCCCGTCGCCCAGCGGCTCCTCGCTGCGGTGGGCGCCCCCATCGCCGCCCCCAGCGCCAACCGCTACACCACCATCTCCCCCACCACCGCCGA
Proteins encoded:
- a CDS encoding DUF4142 domain-containing protein codes for the protein MARRIYAVLAAALLAAPLAASAQGQAGQEQQEQQKQQQQAEKQEKQRYQQEVAKADQERQKAADQAGREADAGDVLAQLHEINQLEIQSASKALEKAESPEVKEAAQQLLVDHQQLEQQIMRVAQQENIQFDTEANFTDAAIDRSMKQAQQDMEQLSGKEWEAAWLAGQDDMHRYTVAVLELGQQANIESQAVKDLLEKAQPKVEQHQATAERLLKSEFQVAQEQPTQQGG